The following proteins are encoded in a genomic region of Magnolia sinica isolate HGM2019 chromosome 1, MsV1, whole genome shotgun sequence:
- the LOC131244571 gene encoding PX domain-containing protein EREL2-like → MHWDMEELCRKYLEMESKLKFKQDEKIRSELAKVSAIHEKELLLPELDVAKEQFKNLQKHQEELEIKSKEDIKLLVKEVKHARLESFRRGLSKVKYCLFRNVNVGYIA, encoded by the exons ATGCATTGGGATATGGAAGAACTTTGTAGGAAGTATTTGGAGATGGAGTCGAAGCTCAAGTTCAAACAG GATGAAAAGATTCGTTCGGAGTTGGCAAAAGTGTCCGCCATTCATGAGAAGGAGCTGTTGCTGCCGGAATTGGATGTTGCAAAAGAACAATTTAAGAACCTGCAGAAACATCAAGAAGAGCTGGAAATAAAATCAAAAGAGGATATTAAACTTCTTGTCAAAGAAGTTAAACATGCAAGATTGGAAAGTTTTAGGAGAggcttgagcaaagtgaagtattgtttatttagaaatgtgaatgtaggatacattgcatga